Proteins co-encoded in one Epinephelus moara isolate mb chromosome 11, YSFRI_EMoa_1.0, whole genome shotgun sequence genomic window:
- the LOC126397688 gene encoding threonine synthase-like 1, with amino-acid sequence MGFLNALRAVRCYLSLFPTSKSCLSTKASLLGDTNILLMGAPGAGKTTVGRIVAHRLGLPVIDVDDDVLETTWRMPVAAKLAAVGGECFLEEEGQALCNFSASGCVVSLTGSNPLHASAMQHIRESGLVIYLDVDSEDIIQRLARMKVNRIVGQEAGVSMKDILCYRKQFYEKWLDVRVLCGKGDTVEEVADKVLKALERYQNHAAETYVSTRSDSVASSNQKAYFSDVVVEGLATDGGLYVPKNGFPNLDAREWLRLVDMSYPERALVLLEKCIHPLDVSALHLRTMIFKAYGSNFSSEAVAPVKPLVHNQYVQELFHGPTASFKDLALQLMPQLFAYCLPQMCNYLILVATSGDTGSAVLSGFSRLSGVDKHRTGVLVFFPEDGVSEIQKLQMTSFREGNARAVSVLTDFDFCQRTIKRMFGESGLTGHLAVEYGTVLSTANSINWARLLPQVVYHSSAYLDLCRDGVIKFGEPVDVCIPSGNFGNAISAVYAKQMGIPIRKVICASNHNRIITDFITTGEYDLRGRPLVLSHSPAIDILKSSNLERFIFHVSDGDGRLVKELFTRLDRQRHFQVPEPLLGRMQQEVLAGWCSEDDCLAAIQSVHTQTGYLMDTHTAVAKVVADRLQDGACPVVLCSTAHYGKFAPAVFKALQIRNIPEDPVEQLKKLGSTASRPEIHRDMMKCLKESGRRKHAVCQADYGVLVDEVESMIQDSFLKVM; translated from the exons ATGGGTTTCCTGAATGCACTGAGAGCTGTCAGATGCTACCTCAGCCTCTTTCCAACATCCAAATCATGCCTCTCCACCAAAGCCTCCCTGCTGGGGGACACAAACATCCTGCTCATGGGTGCTCCTGGAGCAGGGAAGACCACAGTGGGGAGGATAGTGGCCCACAGACTGGGGCTACCTGTCATTGACGTTGATGATGATGTCTTGGAGACGACATGGAGGATGCCTGTGGCTGCCAAGCTGGCAGCAGTTGGTGGTGAGTGTTTCCTGGAGGAAGAAGGCCAGGCTTTGTGTAACTTCTCTGCCTCTGGGTGTGTCGTCTCCCTGACAGGCTCTAACCCTCTTCACGCTTCAGCGATGCAGCATATCAGAGAGTCCGGACTGGTGATCTACCTGGATGTGGACAGCGAGGACATCATACAGAGACTTGCTAGGATGAAGGTGAACAGGATAGTGGGCCAGGAGGCAGGGGTGTCCATGAAAGACATTCTGTGTTACAGGAAACAGTTTTATGAGAAGTGGCTTGACGTGCGGGTGCTGTGTGGAAAAGGGGACACAGTGGAGGAAGTGGCAGACAAggtgctgaaggctctggagaGGTATCAGAACCATGCTGCAGAAACATATGTGTCAACCAGGAGTGACAGCGTGGCATCGTCCAATCAAAAAGCATACTTCAGTGATGTGGTAGTTGAGGGTCTGGCCACAGATGGAGGCCTCTATGTTCCCAAAAATGGCTTCCCAAACCTCGATGCTCGTGAATGGCTGAGACTAGTTGACATGTCGTACCCAGAACGAGCGTTAGTTTTACTTGAAAAGTGCATACACCCGTTGGACGTCTCTGCTTTGCATCTCAGAACGATGATATTCAAAGCATATGGATCTAACTTTTCTAGTGAGGCAGTAGCACCTGTGAAACCTCTTGTCCACAATCAGTATGTTCAGGAGCTTTTTCACGGCCCCACCGCCTCATTTAAAGACCTCGCCTTGCAGCTGATGCCCCAGCTCTTTGCTTACTGCCTCCCACAGATGTGCAACTACCTCATTCTGGTGGCCACCTCTGGGGACACAGGAAGTGCAGTGCTCAGTGGCTTCAGCAGGCTCAGTGGCGTTGACAAACACAGGACAGGGGTGCTGGTGTTCTTCCCAGAGGACGGTGTGAGTGAGATTCAGAAGCTTCAGATGACGAGCTTCAGGGAGGGCAACGCCAGGGCCGTGAGCGTCCTGACAGACTTTGATTTCTGTCAGAGAACCATAAAGAGGATGTTTGGAGAGTCTGGGCTGACCGGACACCTCGCTGTGGAGTACGGCACAGTCCTCAGCACTGCCAACTCCATCAACTGGGCCCGGCTGTTGCCACAG GTGGTTTATCATTCCTCAGCCTATCTGGATCTGTGCAGGGACGGTGTTATCAAGTTCGGGGAGCCTGTCGATGTTTGCATCCCTTCTGGTAACTTCGGCAACGCCATTTCAGCCGTGTACGCCAAGCAAATGGGCATCCCGATAAGAAAAGTCATCTGTGCGTCCAACCACAACCGCATCATCACGGACTTTATCACCACAGGCGAGTACGATCTCCGGGGACGGCCTCTGGTGCTCTCCCACTCCCCGGCTATAGATATCCTCAAGTCCTCCAACCTTGAGAGGTTTATCTTCCACGTCTCAGATGGAGACGGCCGTCTTGTCAAGGAGCTGTTCACACGCTTAGACAGGCAGCGGCACTTTCAGGTTCCTGAGCCTCTTCTTGGCAGGATGCAGCAGGAAGTGCTGGCTGGCTGGTGCTCTGAAGACGACTGCTTGGCCGCCATCCAGAGCGTTCACACACAAACGGGCTACctcatggacacacacactgccgTGGCTAAAGTGGTGGCTGATAGGCTGCAGGACGGTGCGTGTCCCGTGGTGCTTTGTTCCACCGCTCACTACGGGAAATTTGCACCTGCTGTGTTCAAAGCTTTGCAAATCCGGAATATTCCCGAGGATCCCGTCGAGCAGCTGAAGAAGCTCGGATCTACTGCATCCAGACCTGAAATCCACAGAGACATGATGAAGTGCCTGAAGGAGAGTGGCAGGAGGAAACATGCTGTTTGTCAGGCAGATTACGGCGTGTTGGTGGACGAGGTGGAGAGCATGATACAGGACTCCTTCTTGAAAGTTATGTAG
- the enkur gene encoding enkurin — protein MSEVVYPPESVYNLLTKEEVHAQKPHRYMSKYRPTVILEEKSNKGAMRTMGPAKVEVPSPEKYLKKHSKEPKLPEKTQCSKEVRNTCTMKRPPVPARTEIPPMGIHTKRDFIKTATVVPMKPQPVCVDTSKGHKQPLENSGLVPKYIKKKHYGEVPEYLQQRNEQERRAQEEYDEFVKEQREQGVMKHLSDEERRAVLEGLRKNLHQLHREYQGLSLVTDSLSKKSHKERLEVAIKQLENDINLFERFKTIYISNN, from the exons ATGTCGGAAGTTGTGTATCCACCAGAAAGCGTTTACAACCTTCTTACAAAGGAGGAGGTTCATGCTCAAAAGCCGCACAG GTACATGTCCAAGTACAGGCCAACAGTTATTCTTGAGGAAAAGTCAAACAAGGGTGCAATGAGGACAATGGGACCAGCAAAAGTAGAGGTGCCCTCCCCGGAGAAGTACCTCAAGAAGCACTCAAAGGAGCCCAAATTACCTGAAA AGACACAGTGTTCGAAAGAGGTCCGAAACACCTGCACTATGAAGAGACCGCCTGTTCCTGCGAGGACAGAGATCCCACCTATGGGTATTCACACCAAGAGAGACTTCATAAAGACAGCTACAGTGGTGCCAATGAAGCCCCAGCCTGTCTGTGTGGACACCAGCAAAGGACATAAGCAGCCTCTTGAGAATTCAGGACTTGTCCCCAAATACATCAAGAAAAAG CATTACGGAGAGGTACCAGAGTACCTGCAGCAGCGCAATGAACAAGAGCGGAGAGCACAGGAAGAGTATGACGAGTTTGTGAAAGAACAGCGGGAGCAGGGAGTCATGAAACACCTGTCTGACGAGGAGCGACGAGCCGTCCTGGAG GGCCTGAGGAAGAACTTGCATCAGCTGCACCGTGAGTACCAGGGCCTCTCTCTcgtcacagacagcctgtccaAGAAGTCTCACAAGGAACGTCTGGAAGTGGCAATAAAGCAGCTGGAGAACGACATCAACCTCTTCGAGAGGTTTAAGACCATCTACATCTCCAATAACTAA